The Sneathiella sp. P13V-1 genome includes a window with the following:
- a CDS encoding acyl-CoA dehydrogenase family protein → MSVVLTPEQEQIRENVLKLCQQFGDDYWLERDTDGKFPEEFCQAIVKEGYMGIAMPEKYGGSGLGIADAAVMAQAITESGAGNAGFAALIIGIFGLNPVVVFGSDEQKNKWLPPIIKREDVACFAVTEPNTGLDTTRLKTRAVWDGDKYVVNGRKIWTSTAQRANKMLLIARTKSEEETKRPIDGLSLFYTDLDRDYVDIRAIDKMGRKCVDSNEMFIDDLPVPKEHLIGEEGKGFRYLLHGLNAERILISASMVGLGRAALNKAATYAREREVFGRPIGQNQSIQHPLAESWAELEAANLMAFRAAQMYDNGEECGLQANAAKYLAAEATFKSCTNAVMTHGGMGYAKEFHVERYLRESLIHRLAPISPQLILSYLAENALGLPKSY, encoded by the coding sequence ATGAGTGTAGTACTTACGCCGGAGCAGGAGCAGATCAGGGAAAATGTTCTGAAACTCTGCCAGCAGTTTGGTGATGATTATTGGCTTGAGCGCGATACGGACGGCAAGTTCCCGGAGGAGTTTTGTCAGGCCATTGTAAAAGAAGGTTATATGGGTATCGCCATGCCTGAGAAATATGGCGGAAGTGGCCTTGGCATTGCTGATGCGGCTGTTATGGCGCAGGCAATTACTGAATCCGGTGCAGGCAACGCTGGCTTCGCGGCCTTGATTATTGGAATTTTTGGTTTGAACCCAGTTGTCGTTTTTGGATCGGACGAGCAGAAAAACAAATGGCTTCCGCCAATTATCAAGCGCGAAGATGTCGCTTGTTTTGCTGTGACAGAGCCAAATACGGGGCTTGATACGACACGCCTTAAAACGCGCGCCGTTTGGGACGGAGACAAGTATGTTGTCAATGGTCGCAAAATCTGGACATCAACAGCCCAGCGCGCCAACAAGATGCTTCTGATTGCCCGGACAAAAAGTGAAGAAGAGACAAAGCGCCCAATTGATGGTTTGTCGCTTTTTTATACTGATTTGGACCGCGACTATGTGGATATTCGTGCCATCGACAAGATGGGTCGCAAATGCGTAGATTCCAATGAAATGTTCATTGATGATTTGCCTGTTCCAAAAGAACATTTGATCGGTGAAGAGGGCAAAGGTTTTCGTTATCTGCTTCACGGGCTAAACGCAGAACGGATTTTGATTTCTGCATCCATGGTCGGGCTTGGCCGTGCTGCTTTGAATAAAGCGGCCACTTACGCGCGGGAGCGAGAGGTGTTCGGGCGCCCGATCGGGCAAAATCAATCCATTCAACATCCACTTGCAGAATCCTGGGCTGAGCTGGAAGCGGCAAACCTAATGGCCTTCAGAGCGGCCCAAATGTATGACAATGGCGAAGAATGTGGCCTTCAGGCAAATGCTGCAAAATACCTCGCGGCAGAGGCAACGTTTAAATCCTGTACAAATGCCGTGATGACCCACGGCGGCATGGGATATGCCAAAGAGTTTCATGTCGAGCGGTATTTGAGGGAGAGCTTGATCCACAGGCTAGCCCCCATTAGCCCGCAATTAATCCTTAGCTACCTTGCTGAAAATGCATTGGGTTTGCCAAAATCATACTAA
- a CDS encoding SDR family NAD(P)-dependent oxidoreductase codes for MKNPMDLSGHNIIVTGAAQGIGEGVSRLIADLGGRAIMVDMQGEKLEQLVDEIGSDKAEMHVGSVADPAFVQTMVDNAVSKNSVIHGLVNNAGIVRAAMAVKMPVKTWQEVIDVNLSGVFYCLQAVGRHMWERNADGDTGPASIVNISSDAGRRGTIGQINYGAAKSGVMGLTMSSAREWAQRQIRVNSICFGVVETEMTETIRSDKFRDGVMAQVPMKRFSNPDEVSQPVCFLLSEASSYITGQHLSVNGGYTIGV; via the coding sequence ATGAAAAATCCAATGGATCTTAGTGGACATAATATCATCGTTACAGGTGCGGCGCAGGGTATTGGTGAGGGGGTTTCACGGCTGATTGCTGACCTTGGTGGTCGCGCCATCATGGTAGATATGCAAGGTGAGAAGCTTGAGCAACTTGTTGACGAGATTGGGTCTGACAAGGCAGAAATGCATGTTGGTTCCGTTGCCGATCCTGCATTTGTGCAAACTATGGTGGACAATGCTGTTTCCAAAAACTCAGTCATTCATGGTCTGGTGAATAACGCAGGTATCGTTCGTGCAGCCATGGCGGTCAAAATGCCTGTCAAAACGTGGCAGGAAGTTATCGATGTCAATTTGTCTGGTGTTTTCTACTGCTTGCAGGCCGTAGGTCGTCACATGTGGGAGCGCAATGCCGATGGAGATACGGGCCCAGCATCTATCGTCAATATTTCATCTGATGCAGGGCGCCGCGGGACAATTGGTCAGATAAACTATGGTGCCGCAAAATCCGGTGTCATGGGACTGACAATGAGTTCTGCACGTGAATGGGCGCAGCGTCAAATTCGTGTGAATTCAATTTGTTTCGGTGTGGTCGAAACAGAGATGACGGAAACTATTCGATCTGACAAGTTCCGTGACGGCGTTATGGCGCAAGTTCCAATGAAGCGTTTCTCCAATCCTGACGAAGTTTCCCAACCTGTTTGTTTCCTGTTGTCTGAGGCTTCCAGTTACATCACGGGTCAGCATCTTTCTGTAAATGGTGGTTACACAATCGGCGTTTAA
- a CDS encoding PAS domain-containing hybrid sensor histidine kinase/response regulator: MSDKAAENQNNGLQIDSSTRAILDASPIGVTIIDRNTTELLFANPVVQQHYSKNNFDELSEIDPSKTWVDHDQFDFIVDCLKNASSFTNLEAERVLPDGQKWWSLLNAQPIIFEGREASIFWQIDITARKEIESQLLKSENLLHRMFEASPVAIGITRQADSTIIFANTTYATMFGYDPEEIIGHQASDMWADKSDRIKFLEIFQKDGQIIHKEARGLRKDGSEQWVSLSWKPFEYNDEPCHIFWFTDISQQKETEFAIEKAKKQAEEATKAKSRFLATMSHEIRTPLNGVLGIAELLGNSELDDIQTKRVNSIISSGETLLAILNDVLDMSKIEAGSMELEEKNFPLRSLLDSLTLPFDEEARMKGFPLKSQFDIESDLHLFGDPTRLQQILWNLLGNAVKFTDQGKVTFSVTLVSDKQTEDQSLVRFVIEDTGCGIPEDRLDTIFEPFAQSDNSISRKFGGSGLGLSIVKNLIELMGGTVAVKSGPFGSEFTVEIPFSVITKNENGHPADGSPSSNATPLNVILAEDNAVNAMIARAFLEEAGHTVKHAKNGLEAVELAKEHWADVILMDIRMPKMDGIEATQTIRKFLTDTDLPIVAVTAEVFKEKHDEFSSAGIQQVITKPYTVAQLNDVLSKFQ; this comes from the coding sequence ATGTCAGATAAAGCCGCTGAAAATCAAAATAACGGATTGCAGATCGACTCTTCAACCCGCGCCATTTTGGATGCCAGTCCTATTGGCGTGACCATTATTGATCGCAACACAACTGAATTGCTTTTTGCAAACCCGGTTGTCCAGCAACATTATTCCAAAAACAATTTTGACGAACTTTCTGAAATTGACCCGTCGAAAACATGGGTAGATCACGATCAGTTCGACTTTATAGTGGACTGTCTGAAAAACGCGTCCTCTTTCACCAACCTCGAGGCGGAACGGGTTCTCCCGGATGGCCAGAAATGGTGGTCACTTCTCAACGCCCAGCCAATTATTTTTGAGGGGCGAGAGGCAAGTATCTTCTGGCAAATCGATATCACTGCAAGAAAAGAAATCGAAAGCCAACTCTTGAAAAGTGAGAACTTGCTTCATCGTATGTTTGAAGCAAGTCCTGTCGCCATCGGCATTACAAGACAAGCGGACTCAACCATCATTTTTGCAAACACCACATATGCGACCATGTTTGGATATGATCCAGAGGAAATCATCGGGCATCAAGCATCCGACATGTGGGCAGACAAGTCAGATCGCATTAAGTTTCTAGAGATTTTCCAGAAGGACGGCCAGATCATTCACAAAGAAGCCCGCGGCCTTCGAAAAGATGGCTCCGAGCAGTGGGTTTCCTTAAGCTGGAAACCTTTCGAATATAATGATGAACCTTGCCATATCTTCTGGTTCACTGATATTTCGCAACAAAAAGAAACTGAATTCGCAATTGAAAAAGCCAAAAAGCAGGCGGAAGAAGCCACTAAAGCTAAATCACGTTTTCTGGCAACAATGAGCCACGAAATCAGAACTCCATTAAATGGGGTTCTCGGTATCGCTGAGCTACTTGGCAATTCTGAACTTGATGACATTCAAACCAAACGCGTGAACTCCATTATTTCTTCTGGAGAAACCCTTCTTGCCATCCTCAATGATGTGCTTGACATGAGTAAAATCGAAGCTGGCAGCATGGAACTTGAAGAGAAAAACTTCCCGCTTCGAAGCCTCCTGGACAGCCTGACACTTCCTTTCGATGAAGAAGCCAGAATGAAAGGCTTTCCTCTTAAAAGCCAATTCGACATTGAAAGCGATCTACATCTCTTTGGGGATCCAACTCGCCTACAGCAGATTCTGTGGAACTTGCTTGGGAACGCAGTAAAATTTACTGATCAGGGGAAAGTAACTTTCTCTGTCACGCTAGTTTCAGACAAACAAACTGAGGACCAAAGCCTTGTCCGGTTTGTCATAGAAGATACAGGTTGCGGAATCCCAGAAGATAGATTGGACACCATATTTGAACCTTTTGCCCAAAGTGACAACTCAATATCCAGAAAGTTTGGAGGATCCGGACTGGGCCTTTCAATTGTCAAAAATCTGATTGAGTTGATGGGCGGCACTGTAGCCGTAAAGAGCGGGCCCTTTGGGTCAGAATTTACTGTAGAAATCCCATTTTCAGTCATCACAAAAAACGAAAATGGACATCCCGCCGATGGCTCCCCGTCTTCAAATGCAACACCGCTTAATGTCATTCTGGCGGAAGATAATGCCGTGAATGCCATGATCGCAAGAGCTTTTCTGGAAGAAGCGGGGCATACGGTGAAACACGCCAAAAACGGCTTGGAGGCTGTTGAATTGGCCAAAGAACATTGGGCGGATGTCATTTTAATGGATATACGAATGCCGAAAATGGATGGCATCGAAGCGACACAAACAATTCGCAAATTTTTGACTGACACCGACTTGCCCATTGTTGCCGTCACTGCTGAAGTCTTTAAGGAAAAACATGATGAGTTTTCCAGCGCAGGAATTCAACAAGTTATCACAAAACCATACACAGTGGCGCAACTCAACGACGTCCTGTCAAAATTCCAGTAA
- the yghU gene encoding glutathione-dependent disulfide-bond oxidoreductase, protein MSETDSYTPPKVWKWEEENGGKFANINRPIAGATHEKELQRGKHPLQLYSLATPNGVKVTILLEELLAKGHTGAEYDAWLINIGEGEQFGSGFVGVNPNSKIPALMDYSTKEPTRIFESGAILLYLAEKFGEFLPEDPAKRPELLSWLFWQIGSTPYLGGGFGHFYAYAPYKIKYCIDRFAMEVKRQLDVLDRHLADNEYMCGDEYTIADMAIWPWYGALVENKVYDAGEFLDTRSYKNMVRWTEQLGKREAVKRGRMVNRAFGELSEQLRERHDASDFDLRTQDKLEAAE, encoded by the coding sequence ATGAGCGAAACCGACTCATATACCCCACCTAAAGTTTGGAAATGGGAAGAGGAAAACGGCGGCAAATTTGCAAATATTAACCGCCCTATCGCAGGCGCAACTCACGAGAAAGAACTGCAGCGCGGCAAGCACCCTCTGCAGCTTTACTCTCTCGCCACACCAAATGGTGTGAAAGTGACAATCCTGTTGGAAGAACTTCTGGCAAAAGGCCATACAGGTGCCGAATATGATGCATGGCTCATCAATATCGGGGAAGGTGAACAGTTCGGCAGCGGTTTTGTTGGGGTTAATCCAAACTCCAAGATTCCAGCATTGATGGATTACAGCACGAAAGAGCCAACCCGCATCTTTGAATCTGGTGCTATTCTTCTGTATCTCGCTGAGAAATTTGGCGAATTTCTTCCGGAAGACCCCGCAAAGCGCCCTGAACTTCTGTCATGGCTGTTCTGGCAGATCGGGAGCACACCATATCTTGGTGGCGGCTTCGGTCATTTTTATGCATATGCACCATATAAAATTAAATACTGCATCGACCGTTTTGCCATGGAAGTTAAACGTCAGCTTGATGTTCTTGATCGTCATTTAGCCGATAACGAATATATGTGCGGCGACGAATACACCATCGCAGATATGGCCATCTGGCCGTGGTATGGTGCTCTTGTTGAAAACAAAGTGTATGACGCAGGTGAATTTCTCGACACGCGCTCCTACAAAAACATGGTCCGGTGGACAGAACAGCTTGGTAAGCGCGAAGCTGTCAAACGCGGTCGCATGGTCAATCGCGCCTTCGGAGAACTTAGCGAACAACTAAGAGAACGCCATGACGCGAGCGATTTTGATCTTCGTACACAGGATAAGCTGGAAGCAGCTGAATAA
- a CDS encoding LysR family transcriptional regulator, translated as MRKISLDELSIFQTVAIEGGILRASEKLGRVPSNVTKRVKQLEDHLGVKLFRRQGRGIELTEEGRALLKYAGQILHLADEIEHEFRQEITGRILRLGALESAASVKLPPYLSEFHTRFPGATIELQTGTTDALLRLIDNNSIEAAFISEPFQAENVNSREVFEEELELIAPKGVLNLADVAALGRKTVVAFPQGCSYRKRLISWLQELQVIPERFMELGSYHAIVACVTAGTGISIVPKGVLDNAVSSTLIERFPMPAGFSRNKTHLVWRGEPSRSLKEFMGMLKVAS; from the coding sequence ATGAGAAAAATAAGTCTGGATGAGCTGAGCATATTTCAAACCGTTGCCATTGAAGGTGGGATTTTGAGAGCTTCCGAGAAGTTGGGGCGTGTTCCTTCAAATGTCACCAAACGCGTAAAGCAGTTGGAAGATCACCTGGGCGTGAAATTGTTCAGACGGCAGGGACGGGGGATTGAACTTACCGAAGAAGGGCGGGCCCTGTTAAAATATGCTGGCCAAATCCTTCATTTGGCAGACGAAATTGAACATGAATTTCGTCAGGAGATCACCGGACGGATTTTGCGATTAGGTGCCTTGGAAAGTGCGGCAAGTGTTAAACTTCCCCCTTATTTGTCAGAATTTCATACCAGATTTCCAGGAGCCACAATAGAGTTGCAAACAGGTACGACGGATGCGTTGCTGCGGTTAATTGACAACAATAGTATCGAAGCTGCCTTTATTTCTGAACCTTTCCAAGCTGAAAACGTGAATAGCCGTGAAGTGTTTGAAGAGGAGCTGGAACTGATCGCACCAAAAGGGGTTTTGAATTTGGCGGATGTTGCTGCGCTTGGAAGAAAAACAGTCGTTGCCTTTCCTCAAGGTTGTTCTTACCGCAAGCGTCTGATTTCCTGGTTGCAGGAGTTACAGGTAATCCCGGAGCGCTTTATGGAGCTTGGCTCCTATCACGCGATTGTCGCCTGTGTGACGGCTGGGACGGGAATTTCTATCGTACCTAAAGGAGTGTTGGATAATGCTGTCTCCTCGACATTGATTGAACGGTTTCCCATGCCAGCAGGGTTTAGCAGAAATAAAACCCACCTTGTGTGGAGGGGAGAGCCAAGTCGGTCGTTAAAAGAGTTTATGGGAATGCTCAAAGTGGCATCTTAA
- a CDS encoding NAD(P)H-dependent flavin oxidoreductase, whose amino-acid sequence MTNICDLFGINLPLIQAPMAGVQKHELAAAVSNAGGLGSLPCAMLSSTAIKEETYAFREKSKGPLNLNFFSHKNPVLKAGELEKWNEALSDYYSEFDLKLTDPDPTPARQPFNNELVQLVEELKPEVISFHFGLPDEDLLNRARGTGAKIISSATTVEEAIWLESKGVDAIIAQGLEAGGHRGIFLSDDINTQVGTMSLLPQILANVRTPVIASGGIADAKSVKAAMDLGAAGVQLGTVFLLCPESQTSDIHREALKNTDSRVTALTNVFTGRPARGIVNRIIREQGPISPNAPQFPMATAAMAPLRSKAESMGSGDFSPLWSGQNTSGCKEISAAELASELMSLLR is encoded by the coding sequence ATGACCAACATATGTGACTTATTCGGGATTAACCTTCCCCTCATTCAGGCGCCAATGGCAGGAGTTCAAAAACATGAGCTGGCAGCTGCCGTGAGCAATGCAGGCGGACTTGGTTCCCTCCCGTGCGCCATGTTGTCCTCTACAGCAATTAAAGAAGAGACCTATGCTTTCAGAGAGAAATCCAAAGGGCCACTTAACCTCAACTTCTTCAGTCACAAAAATCCGGTTTTGAAAGCAGGCGAACTGGAAAAATGGAACGAAGCCCTAAGCGATTACTATTCTGAATTTGATCTGAAATTAACTGACCCAGATCCAACACCTGCAAGACAACCTTTCAACAACGAATTGGTCCAGCTTGTTGAAGAACTGAAACCGGAAGTGATCAGTTTTCACTTTGGCCTCCCGGACGAAGATCTTTTAAATCGAGCGCGAGGTACAGGGGCCAAAATCATTTCCTCCGCCACAACCGTCGAGGAGGCGATCTGGCTGGAAAGTAAAGGCGTGGATGCCATTATCGCGCAAGGATTGGAAGCCGGTGGTCACCGAGGTATTTTCCTTTCCGATGACATAAACACACAAGTTGGAACGATGTCTCTGCTTCCGCAAATCCTTGCGAATGTCAGAACGCCTGTGATTGCGTCGGGTGGTATCGCTGATGCGAAATCCGTGAAAGCGGCAATGGACCTGGGAGCTGCGGGTGTTCAGTTGGGAACCGTGTTCCTTTTATGCCCGGAAAGTCAGACAAGTGACATCCACCGAGAAGCTCTCAAAAATACGGATTCCCGTGTCACGGCTCTCACCAATGTATTTACAGGACGCCCAGCGCGCGGAATAGTTAATCGCATTATAAGGGAACAAGGCCCCATCAGTCCCAACGCTCCGCAATTCCCAATGGCGACCGCTGCGATGGCTCCCCTTAGGAGCAAGGCAGAGAGTATGGGAAGTGGGGATTTCAGCCCGCTATGGTCTGGTCAAAATACAAGCGGCTGTAAAGAAATCTCCGCAGCCGAACTCGCAAGTGAACTTATGTCACTGCTGCGTTAA
- a CDS encoding carboxymuconolactone decarboxylase family protein, whose translation MADSYKELTKDISKYMGKLRKAQPEAMAGFAKMAQAAGADGALDPKTKEFVALAIGVAVHCDGCIGFHSKKLAEMGATTEEITETLAMCIYMGGGPSLMYAAQALRAFEEFSED comes from the coding sequence ATGGCCGATAGCTACAAAGAACTGACCAAAGATATTTCAAAATATATGGGTAAGTTGCGAAAAGCACAGCCGGAAGCCATGGCTGGTTTTGCAAAAATGGCTCAAGCCGCTGGTGCTGATGGGGCGCTGGATCCTAAAACCAAGGAATTTGTCGCTTTGGCTATTGGGGTTGCCGTGCATTGTGATGGGTGTATTGGGTTCCATTCCAAAAAGCTGGCTGAAATGGGCGCTACCACTGAGGAAATTACTGAAACTCTGGCGATGTGTATTTATATGGGCGGCGGCCCATCTTTAATGTATGCCGCCCAAGCACTTCGTGCATTTGAAGAGTTTTCAGAGGATTAA
- a CDS encoding LLM class flavin-dependent oxidoreductase, whose protein sequence is MTKYSVLDLSPIPNGSTASQSFANSADIAKRAEELGFHRFWMAEHHNMPGIGSAATSVLLGHIGANTSTIRIGSGGVMLPNHAPLVIAEQFGTLASLYGDRIDLGLGRAPGTDGVTAQALRRYLTSGVDTFPNDVLELQTYFKPALPDQKVRAVPGAGLNIPLWILGSSLYGAQLAAHLGLPYAFASHFAPTDLMQAIQIYRDRFQPSEQLDKPYVMVAMNLMGADTKEQADLIATSQMQGVLAMARGEPVQLPAPVEGFADTLSAQERMIISRFTTCIAQGNHDDVKAAIEAFQQKTGADEIIFTAQIYDHSARLRSFEVAAEALGIIPA, encoded by the coding sequence ATGACAAAATACTCCGTTCTCGACCTTTCCCCAATTCCAAATGGCAGTACAGCTTCGCAGTCATTTGCAAATTCTGCTGATATTGCCAAACGGGCGGAAGAGCTAGGCTTTCACCGGTTCTGGATGGCAGAGCACCATAATATGCCGGGGATTGGAAGTGCCGCCACGTCTGTTCTCCTAGGGCACATTGGGGCTAACACAAGCACAATCCGTATTGGATCTGGCGGTGTGATGCTTCCCAATCACGCGCCATTGGTGATCGCTGAACAGTTTGGGACGTTGGCGTCTCTATACGGAGACCGGATTGATTTGGGGCTCGGCCGTGCGCCTGGAACAGATGGCGTAACCGCGCAAGCGCTAAGGCGATATCTGACCTCTGGTGTTGATACGTTTCCCAATGATGTTTTGGAGCTGCAAACATACTTCAAACCTGCCTTACCTGACCAAAAGGTGAGAGCGGTGCCGGGGGCGGGACTCAATATCCCGCTTTGGATACTGGGGTCCAGCCTCTACGGGGCGCAATTGGCAGCTCATCTTGGACTACCATATGCTTTCGCCTCTCATTTTGCCCCAACTGATCTAATGCAGGCCATTCAGATCTATAGAGATCGCTTTCAACCGTCAGAACAACTTGACAAACCATATGTGATGGTTGCGATGAATTTGATGGGGGCTGACACCAAAGAGCAGGCCGATTTGATTGCGACCTCTCAGATGCAAGGTGTATTGGCAATGGCGCGCGGTGAACCCGTTCAATTGCCAGCCCCAGTGGAAGGGTTTGCCGATACCCTTTCCGCGCAGGAGCGTATGATTATTTCGCGTTTCACGACCTGCATTGCGCAAGGTAACCATGATGATGTGAAGGCCGCGATCGAGGCATTCCAGCAAAAAACAGGCGCAGATGAAATTATCTTCACGGCCCAGATTTATGATCATTCAGCGAGGCTCAGATCATTTGAAGTGGCGGCTGAAGCCTTGGGGATCATTCCCGCATAA
- a CDS encoding MarC family protein, translating to MFTPAVMDVALTAFVTMFVIIDPLGLLPIFIGLTQGAPISHKRKMALKGVLIGGATLLFFAFFGDRFLSLLGVNIASFRIAGGAMLFLTALEMVFEKRTQRRESQAEKMKDEISHDGGFDDISVFPISIPLISGPGAIASIMLLMSSNRDNPVHMATVLVVLGAVLLIVYVLFLLAPKLEKLVGPTFTQIVTRVLGVILGALAVQYIIDGIKLSFLS from the coding sequence ATGTTTACCCCTGCTGTCATGGATGTGGCACTTACCGCCTTTGTCACTATGTTTGTGATTATTGATCCCCTCGGCCTTTTGCCGATTTTTATTGGACTGACACAAGGCGCACCGATTTCGCATAAACGCAAAATGGCCTTAAAGGGTGTTCTGATCGGCGGGGCGACTTTACTGTTTTTTGCTTTTTTCGGCGATCGGTTCTTATCACTCCTCGGGGTGAATATCGCCTCTTTCAGAATTGCAGGTGGGGCGATGCTTTTCTTGACGGCACTTGAAATGGTGTTTGAAAAGCGTACTCAACGCCGCGAAAGTCAGGCAGAGAAGATGAAGGATGAAATATCGCATGATGGGGGGTTTGATGATATTTCGGTTTTCCCAATCTCTATCCCGTTAATTTCGGGGCCGGGGGCAATCGCTTCAATTATGCTGCTGATGAGCTCTAACAGGGACAATCCTGTTCATATGGCGACAGTCCTGGTGGTTCTTGGCGCCGTTCTGCTGATTGTATATGTCCTGTTTCTCTTGGCTCCAAAACTTGAGAAACTGGTTGGGCCCACTTTCACGCAAATTGTCACTCGTGTGCTCGGTGTCATATTGGGGGCGCTGGCGGTTCAGTATATTATTGACGGTATCAAACTGAGCTTTCTTTCCTGA
- a CDS encoding acyl-CoA dehydrogenase family protein: protein MKQIPAPQSDLHQMVKDFAKDHIYPVREKLIKSKEFPSEIWNHAAKSGLLGLAVSPEFSGSGATYANIAEFGYLLNRYGGVPGLTMSFTTHWLFPKLHIERLASAEQKTDLLPLVAEGKASLSVAISEPKFGAHPKHLKSSLVEEDGVFNLTGEKTFLTNGPLASHFLTLVVSGEENGIKEFSAILLPADTEGVQKTEGVTLSFLQPCPHGGIKFQNAKVPTSSLIGTKGLAFQEISHPTRVIEDAIGAFGLIGSLHSLFDDLARQNPYEKLDLLGAALSKLDALLPIAQHLANNATPENQNADALSHVYLGFRSIVEYILEELESIVKANGISQSPYAELLQRDIQKTLGIARSAQAVKLTKKGATYIQERAPSV, encoded by the coding sequence ATGAAACAAATTCCTGCCCCCCAATCAGATCTGCACCAAATGGTAAAGGATTTTGCCAAAGATCATATTTATCCAGTTCGGGAGAAACTGATCAAATCGAAGGAATTTCCGAGCGAAATCTGGAACCATGCCGCAAAATCTGGTTTGTTGGGTTTAGCTGTCTCTCCTGAGTTTTCGGGTAGCGGGGCGACATATGCCAATATTGCTGAATTTGGATATCTGCTAAACAGATATGGTGGTGTTCCTGGACTCACTATGAGTTTTACAACTCATTGGCTTTTTCCAAAGCTCCATATTGAAAGACTTGCATCGGCGGAGCAAAAAACCGACCTGCTTCCGCTTGTTGCTGAAGGGAAAGCGTCTCTTTCCGTCGCCATTTCTGAACCCAAATTTGGCGCTCATCCAAAACATCTGAAAAGTTCTCTGGTCGAAGAAGATGGAGTCTTCAACCTAACTGGTGAGAAAACTTTTCTGACAAATGGCCCTCTCGCCAGCCATTTCCTGACCCTTGTTGTTTCTGGAGAGGAAAATGGCATAAAAGAATTTAGTGCTATTTTACTCCCTGCGGATACGGAAGGTGTTCAAAAGACAGAAGGTGTTACTCTCAGTTTTCTTCAGCCATGCCCTCATGGCGGCATAAAGTTTCAAAACGCTAAAGTACCTACGTCATCCCTCATCGGGACAAAAGGATTGGCCTTTCAGGAAATATCTCATCCAACCCGCGTGATCGAAGATGCCATAGGTGCCTTTGGCCTTATTGGCTCACTTCATTCTCTATTTGATGATCTGGCCCGGCAAAACCCATATGAAAAACTAGATCTATTGGGCGCGGCCTTGTCAAAACTTGACGCACTCCTGCCTATTGCCCAACATCTCGCAAACAATGCGACACCTGAGAACCAGAATGCAGATGCGCTTTCGCATGTGTATCTAGGGTTCCGGTCTATCGTGGAGTATATTTTGGAGGAGCTCGAAAGTATCGTCAAAGCCAACGGCATTAGCCAATCTCCCTACGCGGAACTGTTACAGCGGGACATTCAAAAAACCTTGGGAATTGCGCGGTCTGCACAGGCTGTGAAACTCACAAAAAAAGGGGCCACGTACATTCAAGAACGGGCCCCAAGTGTTTAA